In Pseudoroseomonas cervicalis, the DNA window TCGTGCTGGCCGCAGCCGGGCTGCTGGAGGGCCGCCGCGCCACCACGCATTGGCGCTACTTCCCGGCGCTCGCCGCGCGGCATCCCGGCCTGACTCTGGTGCCCGATGTGCTCTATGTCGATGAGGGCAGCGTGCTGACGGCGGCCGGAAGCGCCGCCGGGCTGGATCTCTGCCTGCATCTGGTGCGGCGCGATTTCGGGGCCGCGCGCGCCAACGCCGTGGCGCGGCGGCTGGTGATCCCGCCGCAGCGCCAGGGCGGCCAGGCGCAGTTCGTCGAGCGGCCGCTGCCGCCGGCGCGCGGCCATGGCAGCAAGCTGGCGCCGCTGCTGGACGCGGTGCGCGGCGCGCTGGCGGAAGACTGGGACATCGCCCGCATGGCGCGGGCCGCGGCGCTCAGCCCGCGCGGGCTGCACCGGCATTTCCGCCAGTCGCTGGGCATGAGCCCGGGCGCCTGGCTGCTGGCCGAGCGCGTGGCGCGCGCCCGCGACCTGCTGGAGACCGGCAGCAGCGTCGCGGAGGCGGCGGAGGCCTGCGGCTTCGGCAGCGCGCTGGGCTTCCGCCAGCATTTCAAGGCGGCGCTCGGGGTGACGCCCGCCGCCTACCGGGCGCGCTTCGGCCTCAGCCGGTGAACACCACCGTCTTGTTGCCGTTCAGGATGATACGGTCCTCGAGATAGAAGGCGATGGCGCGGGCCAGCACCCGGCGCTCGATGTCGCGGCCCTTGCGCACCAGATCCTCGGCGGTGTCGGCATGGCTGATGCGCTCGACATCCTGCTCGATGATCGGGCCCTCATCCAGATCGGCGGTGACGAAATGCGCCGTGGCGCCGATCAGCTTGACGCCGCGCGCATGCGCCTGGTGGTAGGGGCGCGCGCCCTTGAAGCCGGGCAGGAAGGAATGGTGGATGTTGATGCAGCGCCCCGGCAGCTTGGCCGAGAGCCCGTCCGACAGCACCTGCATGTAGCGCGCCAGCACCATCAGGTCCGAGCGGCTCTCCTGGAACAGGCGCCAGATCTCCGCCTCCTGCTCCATCTTGGTCGCCTTGGTCACCGGCAAATGGTGGAAGGGCACGCCGGTGAAGTCGAGATGCGCATAATTCTCCAGCGGATGGTTGGAGACGATGCCGGTCAGCTCCATCGGCAGCTCGCCGATGCGCCAGCGATACAGCAGATCGGCCAGGCAATGGTCGAATTTGCTGACCAGCAGCATGACGCGCCGCTTCGCCGCGCGGTCGCGCAGCGTCCAGTCCATGCCGAAGCGGGTGGCAACCGTCAGCAGCGCCGCCTCCAGCGCCGCGCGCTCCACCGCCGCCGGCACGTCGAAGACGACGCGCATGAAGAAGCGGCCGGTGCCGGTGTCGTCGAATTGCTGCGCCTCGCGGATATTGCCGCCGGCCTCGAACAGCGCGGAGGCGACGGCGGCGACGATGCCGGGGCGGTTGACGCAGTTCAGCGTCAGCACGAAGACCGTGTTGGCGCGCGCCAGGGCCTGGCCCGGACCGCCCGCGCGACCGCCCTCGCCCGGCTGGGCCAGCGGGAGGGAGGCAGGAAGGGCGGGCAGCTTGTCGGTCATCGTCTCGCTCGGGTCCGGGAAAACGGAAGCCAGGGGTTAGGCGCTGCGGCCCGCCCTGCCAATGGGCAAATGCACAGCATCGGCGCATGGCGGCGCCGCCGGTTCCGCGCCATAAGGCGCGGGTGACCCAAAGCCCCCTCCCCCTTGATGCGGTGGCCGTGCTCGGCGCCGGCCCGGCCGGGCTGATGGCGGCCGAGACCCTGGCCCAGGCCGGGCAGCGCGTCGTGGTCTTCGACCGCATGCCCTCGGTCGCCCGCAAATTCCTCATGGCCGGGCGCGGCGGGCTGAATTTGACGCATTCCGAGCCGCTGCCCGGCTTCCTCACCCGCTATGGCGCGGCCGCGCCGGCGCTGGAGGCGGCGATCCGCGCCTTCCCGCCCGCGGCGCTGATGCAATGGGCCGAGGATCTCGGCCAGCCGCTCTTCACCGGCAGCTCCGGCCGCGTCTTCCCGCGCGCCATGAAGGCGTCGCCGCTGCTGAGGGCCTGGCTGGCGCGGCTGGCCGGGCTCGGGGTCGGGATCCGCACCCGGCATGACTGGCTGGGCTTCGGGCCAGGGAATGCGCTGCGCTTCGCAACCCCCGAGGGCGAGGTGGCGATCCGCCCGCGCGCCACGCTGCTGGCGCTGGGCGGTGCCTCCTGGCCGCGGCTCGGCGCCGATGGCGGCTGGGTCCAGGCCCTGCCGGGCCTGCCGGTGGCGCCCTGGCGGCCCTCGAATATGGGCTTCCGCATCGCCTGGTCCGCGCTGCTGCGCGAGCGTTTCGCCGGCACGCCGCTGAAGCGCATCGCCCTGTGCTTCGAGGGCCGCGTGGTGCGCGGCGAGGCGGTGCTGACACGCGACGGCATCGAGGGCGGCGCGGTCTATGCCCTCTCCGCCGCGCTGCGCCAGGCGCTGGAGCAGCGCGGCGAGGCCATCCCCACGCTGGATCTGCGGCCGGACCTGGAGGCGGCGGAGGTGGCGCGCCGGCTGGCGGCGCCGCGCCGGGGGCAGTCGCTTTCCGCCTTCCTGCGCAAATCCCTTGGCCTGCCGCCGGTCTCCATTGCCCTGCTGCAGGAGGCGCTGCATGGCGGCGCCCAGCAATCCGAGCTGCCCCATCTGGTCAAGGCGCTGCCGCTGCGGCTCACCGCGCCGCAGGGGCTGGAGCGCGCCATCTCCTCGGCCGGCGGGCTGTCGCTGGCGGCGCTGGATGCGGGGCTGATGCTGCGCGATCGCCCCGGGCTCTTCGCCGCCGGCGAGATGCTGGACTGGGAGGCGCCGACCGGCGGCTATCTGCTGCAGGCCTGCTTCGCCACCGGGCGCGCCGCGGCGCTCGGCCTGCTGGGCTGGCTGCAGGAAGGGCGCTGACGGCGGCGCGCTTCTTGCTACCCTCCCCGGCGCCATGAGCAGCACCGCACCCAGCCTGACGCTCCGCCCCGCCGCCGAGGCGGACCTCCCCGCCATCGCCGCCATCTACGCCCATCACGTGGCGCATGGCCGCGCCTCCTTCGAGACGGCGCCGCCCGATCTCGACGAGATGCGCCGCCGCCACGCGGCCATCCTGCAGGCCGGCATGCCCTATCTGGTGGCCGAGGTGGCGGGCGAGGTGCTGGGCTATGCCTATGCCGGCGCCTACCGGCCGCGCGCCGCCTATGGCAACACGGTCGAGAACTCGATCTATGTGCGGGCGGATGCGGTCGGGCGCGGCCTCGGCCGCCAGCTTCTGGCCGCGCTGATCAGCGCCTGCGAGGCTCTGGGCTTCCGCCAGATGATCGCTGTCATCGGCGACAGCAACAACATGGCTTCCATCCGGCTGCATGAGGCGGCAGGCTTCACCCCGGTCGGCACGCTGCGCTCGGTCGGGCGCAAGCATGGCGAATGGCTGGATGTGGTGCTGCTGCAGCGTGCCCTGGGCGAGGGCGACAGCACGCCCCCGGCCCGCGAACCCGCCTGAGGCGGAAGCAGCAAGGGAGGTCCGCATGCATCGCAGCCTGGCCGGTGGCGAGCGCCATGTCTTCGCCGATCTGGCGACGCTGCTGGCCCGCGCCTCGCCCCGCCGCTCGGGCGACGAGCTGGCCGGGCTGGCGGCGGAGAGCGATGCGCAGCGCATCGCCGCCCGCATGGCGCTGGCCGAGCTGCCGCTCACCGCCTTCCTCGACGATGCGCTGATCCCCTATGCGCGGGATGAGGTGACGCGGCTGATCCTGGACAGCCATGACCAGGCCGCCTTCGCCCCGCTGCGCGGCAAGAATGTGGGCGATTTCCGCGACTGGCTGCTGGACCACGCGACCGAT includes these proteins:
- a CDS encoding TIGR03862 family flavoprotein, whose amino-acid sequence is MAAPPVPRHKARVTQSPLPLDAVAVLGAGPAGLMAAETLAQAGQRVVVFDRMPSVARKFLMAGRGGLNLTHSEPLPGFLTRYGAAAPALEAAIRAFPPAALMQWAEDLGQPLFTGSSGRVFPRAMKASPLLRAWLARLAGLGVGIRTRHDWLGFGPGNALRFATPEGEVAIRPRATLLALGGASWPRLGADGGWVQALPGLPVAPWRPSNMGFRIAWSALLRERFAGTPLKRIALCFEGRVVRGEAVLTRDGIEGGAVYALSAALRQALEQRGEAIPTLDLRPDLEAAEVARRLAAPRRGQSLSAFLRKSLGLPPVSIALLQEALHGGAQQSELPHLVKALPLRLTAPQGLERAISSAGGLSLAALDAGLMLRDRPGLFAAGEMLDWEAPTGGYLLQACFATGRAAALGLLGWLQEGR
- a CDS encoding GNAT family N-acetyltransferase, encoding MSSTAPSLTLRPAAEADLPAIAAIYAHHVAHGRASFETAPPDLDEMRRRHAAILQAGMPYLVAEVAGEVLGYAYAGAYRPRAAYGNTVENSIYVRADAVGRGLGRQLLAALISACEALGFRQMIAVIGDSNNMASIRLHEAAGFTPVGTLRSVGRKHGEWLDVVLLQRALGEGDSTPPAREPA
- the ftrA gene encoding transcriptional regulator FtrA; this encodes MPDMLPAPPSCLPAPRAPANPLVVVLAYDGLCTFEFGCALEVFALPRPEFGAEWYRCAVASLEPGPLRAQGGIRILAEGGAALLAEAGTIIIPGWRGAEAPVPEALCDALRSAHARGARLLSLCSGAFVLAAAGLLEGRRATTHWRYFPALAARHPGLTLVPDVLYVDEGSVLTAAGSAAGLDLCLHLVRRDFGAARANAVARRLVIPPQRQGGQAQFVERPLPPARGHGSKLAPLLDAVRGALAEDWDIARMARAAALSPRGLHRHFRQSLGMSPGAWLLAERVARARDLLETGSSVAEAAEACGFGSALGFRQHFKAALGVTPAAYRARFGLSR
- the purU gene encoding formyltetrahydrofolate deformylase translates to MTDKLPALPASLPLAQPGEGGRAGGPGQALARANTVFVLTLNCVNRPGIVAAVASALFEAGGNIREAQQFDDTGTGRFFMRVVFDVPAAVERAALEAALLTVATRFGMDWTLRDRAAKRRVMLLVSKFDHCLADLLYRWRIGELPMELTGIVSNHPLENYAHLDFTGVPFHHLPVTKATKMEQEAEIWRLFQESRSDLMVLARYMQVLSDGLSAKLPGRCINIHHSFLPGFKGARPYHQAHARGVKLIGATAHFVTADLDEGPIIEQDVERISHADTAEDLVRKGRDIERRVLARAIAFYLEDRIILNGNKTVVFTG